The following are encoded in a window of Podospora pseudoanserina strain CBS 124.78 chromosome 6, whole genome shotgun sequence genomic DNA:
- a CDS encoding hypothetical protein (SMCOG1034:cytochrome P450; EggNog:ENOG503NXJW; antiSMASH:Cluster_5; COG:Q) — translation MSPSLQELFVSYSGNRTAGEILTSFVLVSSGTWLAYHLVKVIYNLFFHPLAHIPGPLLSRATYIPEFWYDVVRSGLYTKQIQKMHDKYGPIVRINPHEVHCADRHFIDEIYAGGSRKRDKPMHQVRGSGVAENATFSTTSHDLHRVRRNALNKFFSRAQVFRLEPTIRDLAERLCDKILTVGKEAPFDVTTALSLFTTDVITGYCLGDNLGLVAQKGWEPNFREPLYAQLKLVYLFRFIPWLKHAGFAMAMFTRRLSEDMETLFNVLIVDMPNYVKRAQANLDKGVDDSEKTVFGSVLQNKDLPPAEKTLQRLVEEGFSLFVAGTETVSWALTVITYHVLTKPEILRKLTDEVREAVRANNGEVPDWKTLEGLPYLGAVLYEGLRLSYGLASRSSRVAPTEDLFYQGTWKRPGANKEEKAQYVIPRGYAIGMSAVITHHDESIFPDSHSFIPERWLDEKNQHRKDLDRALLSFSKGSRGCIGINLAYCELYVLLALLVNRVFPTMELYATTEADIAWDHDFFNPFPVWGSQGVRAVIKG, via the exons ATGTCACCGTCATTGCAAGAGCTGTTTGTCTCCTACAGTGGAAACAGGACAGCGGGCGAAATATTGACATCGTTTGTTCTTGTTTCCTCTGGGACATGGCTGGCTTATCACCTGGTCAAGGTGATCTACAATCTGTTTTTCCACCCTCTTGCGCACATTCCTGGACCTCTGCTATCGAGGGCCACATACATACCAGAATTCTGGTACGATGTTGTGAGGTCGGGGCTCTACACCAAGCAGATCCAGAAGATGCACGATAAATATG GACCAATCGTCCGGATCAATCCTCACGAAGTCCACTGCGCTGATCGTCACTTCATTGACGAGATATACGCAGGAGGCAGCAGAAAGCGAGACAAGCCAATGCATCAAGTGCGAGGCAGTGGCGT TGCCGAAAACGCGACCTTTTCTACAACCAGCCACGACCTCCACCGCGTGCGCCGAAACGCCCTGAACAAGTTCTTTTCTCGCGCCCAAGTCTTCCGTCTTGAGCCGACCATCCGAGATCTGGCCGAGCGTCTCTGTGACAAGATTCTCACGGTCGGAAAAGAGGCCCCGTTCGACGTCACTAccgccttgagcttgtttACCACCGATGTCATCACGGGCTACTGCCTCGGTGACAACTTGGGACTGGTAGCTCAGAAAGGTTGGGAGCCAAATTTCCGAGAGCCTCTGTATGCGCAGCTGAAGTTGGTGTACTTGTTTCGTTTCATTCCATGGCTGAAACACGCCGGGTTTGCAATGGCCAT GTTCACTCGCCGTCTGTCAGAAGACATGGAGACTCTCTTTAACGTGCTTATCGTCGACATGCCAAACTACGTCAAGCGTGCTCAAGCAAATCTTGACAAAGGTGTTGACGACAGCGAGAAAACAGTTTTCGGCTCGGTTTTGCAAAACAAGGATTTGCCGCCAGCCGAAAAGACGCTCCAGCGCCTGGTGGAAGAAGGCTTTTCCCTCTTTGTGGCAGGCACGGAAACGGTCAGCTGGGCGTTGACGGTCATCACCTATCATGTCCTGACGAAGCCGGAGATCTTGAGAAAACTAACAgatgaggtgagggaggcTGTGAGAGCAAACAATGGCGAAGTGCCAGACTGGAAAACGTTGGAGGGGCTTCCCTATTTGGGTGCTGTCCTTTACGAGGGTCTGAGGTTGTCGTACGGTCTCGCCAGCCGCAGCTCTCGCGTTGCTCCTACCGAGGACCTTTTCTATCAAGGGACCTGGAAGCGACCGGGCGCCAACAAGGAAGAAAAGGCCCAGTACGTGATTCCCAGGGGTTATGCGATCGGCATGTCTGCCGTGATCACTCATCACGACGAGAGCATTTTCCCCGACTCCCACTCCTTCATTCCGGAACGGTGGCTCGATGAGAAGAATCAGCATCGGAAGGACCTTGACCGAGCATTGCTGAGCTTCTCCAAGGGAAGCAGAGGTTGTATTGGTATCAA CCTCGCGTACTGTGAGCTTTACGTCCTTTTAGCTCTTCTGGTAAATCGAGTGTTCCCAACCATGGAGCTGTACGCAACAACAGAAGCGGACATTGCTTGGGACCATGACTTTTTCAACCCCTTCCCGGTGTGGGGCAGTCAAGGTGTTAGGGCTGTGATTAAGGGGTAA
- a CDS encoding hypothetical protein (antiSMASH:Cluster_5), translated as MKFYLRSTKLAFTYSRIWTSVVLYIERTHLRVIPMCLLNWTTTYLPAEPRLQSIKSPLWSGQYQDYLIG; from the exons ATGAAGTTTTACCTGCGGTCCAC AAAGTTGGCTTTCACCTATTCCCGCATCTGGACGTCTGTCGTCCTCTATATTGAACGCACGCATCTCCGTGTCATTCCCATGTGTTTACTCAACTGGACAACGACTTATCTACCCGCCGAACCCCGACTTCAATCCATCAAATCACCTTTGTGGTCAG GTCAATACCAGGACTACCTGATTGGGTAA
- a CDS encoding hypothetical protein (antiSMASH:Cluster_5; COG:K; EggNog:ENOG503NZXG), with the protein MFPDPSTSQYHPEMPLAAVWSGGPGARDTNGQYTSLTPPTPSSRPVPSLADSFGYFQYSNSNTLALIQKLGVDHHDPSSTATTREPTLSPESTDDVHRILERIPDRQILDFLVQYFRTEVNWMEHLVHIPSFYPQYQAWFALEQITTVAEVDFAILVLRLCSYTLQFLPSPFYTLDKIRGVLLAEIRTCCDETADSLASISTQTDSRGSLVRTQSLAFYALQCQMEGKTRGFWEALSRAIRVGQDAGIHCDAVSHHKGIDRVEREMRRRTYCNLFVWDSLLSRQLDRIPFIPGRMEDANWPDIRLLEPPHQRDTEGEIPSGMEPAIAEAPDPFTERLLQAKLADFWRGTGVGQRADYDMSLREDLYEVFSREYIDRLPPPFALHNPDERWDDRFPKLRLQRKLLHMAIYDSILWNFRPLLLRKPSPLPAYKSVMLSCQKRKLAAAALCALEAVTQLHALLHGCHTRLASIVVTTFESAVVLVYLAADQTFPEDCPPQHISPPDAFKSDPLQEGICKVSLTVTLQAIQGALKRLKMLAEVSSMADVAATTLIRLMNKVAVLATEREAPEQIHHAFSNRAARPMVLGTTRPHASSTTSLPTSHMSSISLPLATSAPGANNINPWLSETMSDMRSVDEYMSGMNEAIHATSGSGDISGTWPSFDPSQLYGPGVFGILEEA; encoded by the exons ATGTTTCCAGACCCATCGACAAGCCAATACCACCCGGAAATGCCTTTGGCAGCGGTTTGGAGCGGGGGCCCTGGAGCGCGCGACACGAATGGTCAATATAC ATCGTTAActccaccaacaccgtcGTCGAGACCTGTTCCGTCTCTTGCAGACTCGTTTGGATACTTCCAGTACTCCAACAGTAATACATTGGCATTGATTCAAAAG TTGGGAGTAGATCACCATGATCCTTCTTCCACCGCGACAACGCGCGAGCCGACCCTGTCCCCCGAAAGCACCGACGATGTTCACCGCATCCTGGAAAGAATACCCGACCGCCAAATCCTTGACTTCTTGGTCCAGTACTTTAGGACCGAGGTGAACTGGATGGAACACTTGGTGCATATCCCTTCGTTCTACCCGCAATATCAGGCATGGTTTGCGCTTGAGCAAATAACAACCGTCGCCGAGGTCGACTTTGCGATTCTTGTCTTGCGTCTCTGCTCCTACACCTTGCAATTCCTGCCGTCTCCCTTCTATACACTGGACAAGATTCGTGGAGTACTGCTGGCCGAGATACGGACGTGTTGCGACGAGACAGCCGACAGCCTCGCGAGCATTAGCACACAGACAGACAGCCGCGGATCTCTCGTTAGGACCCAGTCTTTGGCCTTTTATGCATTGCAGTGCcagatggaggggaagacaCGGGGTTTCTGGGAGGCTTTGAGCCGCGCTATACGGGTAGGACAGGATGCCGGTATCCATTGCGACGCTGTCAGTCATCACAAAGGCATCGACAGGGTAGAGCGGGAGATGAGACGGAGGACATACTGCAACCTCTTCGTCTGGGACTCGCTCCTTTCACGCCAACTGGATCGTATCCCGTTCATTCCTGGCCGCATGGAGGATGCAAACTGGCCAGACATACGTTTACTTGAGCCACCACATCAGAGAGACACCGAAGGGGAGATCCCAAGTGGCATGGAGCCCGCCATTGCCGAGGCGCCAGATCCATTCACAGAACGCCTCCTTCAGGCCAAGTTGGCCGACTTTTGGCGCGGTACCGGGGTGGGACAGCGCGCCGATTACGACATGAGTCTCCGAGAAGATCTCTACGAAGTCTTCAGCCGCGAGTACATCGAccgacttcctcctcctttcgCCCTCCACAACCCGGATGAGCGGTGGGATGATCGTTTTCCCAAGCTGCGCCTCCAGCGTAAGCTTCTACATATGGCCATTTACGACTCAATATTGTGGAATTTTCggcccctccttcttcgcaAGCCTTCTCCCCTACCAGCCTACAAGTCCGTCATGTTGAGCTGCCAAAAGCGAAAgctggcggcagcggcactGTGTGCGCTGGAGGCAGTGACACAGCTTCACGCGCTGCTTCACGGCTGCCACACACGCCTCGCCAGCATTGTCGTCACCACCTTTGAATCGGCCGTGGTCCTCGTGTATCTGGCAGCTGACCAAACCTTCCCCGAGGACTGCCCCCCGCAGCATATTTCCCCGCCGGATGCCTTCAAATCGGACCCTTTGCAAGAGGGGATCTGCAAGGTCTCGCTAACTGTAACGCTGCAAGCGATCCAAGGGGCCCTGAAGCGACTCAAGATGCTTGCCGAAGTGAGCAGCATGGCAGACGTTGCAGCCACCACTCTGATACGCCTCATGAACAAGGTGGCGGTCTTGGCTACTGAACGGGAAGCACCAGAGCAGATCCACCACGCTTTCAGCAACAGGGCGGCAAGGCCGATGGTGCTTGGCACTACGCGGCCGCACGCCTCTTCGACCACTTCACTACCAACATCACATATGAGCAGCATATCACTACCACTGGCGACCTCGGCACCTGGAGCGAACAACATTAATCCATGGCTTTCAGAGACCATGTCAGACATGAGATCAGTGGACGAGTACATGTCCGGAATGAACGAGGCTATACATGCTACCTCCGGCTCAGGAGATATCTCAGGCACCTGGCCTTCTTTTGACCCGTCACAACTATACGGACCGGGGGTTTTTGGaattttggaggaggcgtgA
- a CDS encoding hypothetical protein (antiSMASH:Cluster_5), whose amino-acid sequence MLIWGPDTLREKFLVTVCLVVTSSSDTQLRKERPIGSPIALNPAASTTERGRNDSGTLTALTAKPPSARKVLPGAL is encoded by the exons ATGCTGATCTGGGGTCCTGACACCTTGAGAGAGAAATTCCTTGTGACTGTTTGTTTGGTCGTCACGTCGTCTTCTGACACCCAACTTCGCAAAGAAAGGCCAATCGGTTCACCCATCGCCTTAAACCCCGCTGCTTCCACCACGGAACGAGGGCGGAATGACAGCGGAACTTTGACCGCATTGACTGCCAAACCCCCAAGCGCAAG GAAGGTCCTGCCGGGAGCGCTGTAG
- a CDS encoding putative secondary metabolism biosynthetic enzyme (SMCOG1001:short-chain dehydrogenase/reductase SDR; EggNog:ENOG503P015; antiSMASH:Cluster_5; COG:Q), whose translation MASFFITGASRGFGLALVKELLALPTSKVSKIIASSRSDSSALSEVVNSSSGRAEWVKLDVTDQESIKKAAAETEAKLGGKGLDVLINNAGICEYAFQGTKSMDNLSSSFLVNVQGVHWVTQAFFPLLEKGQLKKVANISTTLGSISLAEHFVQFPGPAYKITKAALNALTVQWALDHEKDGFTFIALCPGWMKTELGGGDMADLTAEQGAKASLDIIFNKSQKEVNGKLPKVFVEGWDKPAPGRANVYDGTNAPW comes from the exons ATggcttccttcttcatcaccggTGCCTCTAGGGGATTCGGCTTGGCTCTGGTTAAGGAGCTTTTAGCTCTGCCCACTTCCAAAGTCAGCAAAATTATCGCTTCTTCCCGCAGCGACTCTTCAGCCCTCAGTGAAGTTGTCAACAGCTCTTCTGGCCGTGCCGAATGGGTCAAGCTTGACGTGACAGACCAAGAGtccatcaagaaggccgctgCCGAGACAGAGGCCAAGCTCGGCGGCAAGGGTCTCGATGTCCTGATCAACAATGCCGGTATCTGTGAATATGCGTTCCAAGGGACAAAGTCCAT GGACAACCTCTCTTCCAGCTTCCTGGTCAACGTCCAAGGCGTTCACTGGGTAACCCAAGCCTTCTTCCCACTTCTCGAAAAGGGCcagctgaagaaggtggcCAACATTTCCACTACCCTTGGCTCCATCAGTCTGGCAGAGCATTTTGTTCAGTTTCCTGGTCCCGCGTACAAGATCACAAAGGCTGCTCTCAACGCTCTGACCGTGCAATGGGCTCTTGACCACGAGAAGGATGGCTTCACTTTCATTGCTCTCTGCCCTGGC TGGATGAAGACAGAGCTCGGAGGTGGTGACATGGCCGACTTGACCGCTGAGCAGGGCGCCAAGGCCTCtctcgacatcatcttcaacaagagCCAAAAGGAAGTCAACGGGAAGCTACCCAAGGTATTCGTCGAGGGCTGGGACAAGCCCGCTCCGGGGAGGGCAAACGTGTACGATGGCACCAACGCGCCTTGGTGA
- a CDS encoding hypothetical protein (EggNog:ENOG503P75D; COG:S; antiSMASH:Cluster_5), giving the protein MSAKASSVSLSHEKMSSVGSDWKLTNGAGYILDRDRSHAAASRLNLQFYLWKDSLGFNIHPTISQSLFPSTKSNELVGSQSPVAICEVASGTGIWLTDVARSVPPSTILTGLDYNLSQSPPAAWLPPNMSMRHWNVFDPVPEDLVGKYDYVHTRLLVLVVGESKDPGPIIRNIFKLLKPGGWLQWDELDTVNMSIQKVDPALETPALEELRKWSWADGRLDWTVKLPEFMEKEGFTEVKGDLFGDPPALARAFTEQHLLTAEEFAEGLIKLGKREVGEKYFGLVHKAHQEAIEGAALCVPRIVCVGRKPL; this is encoded by the coding sequence ATGTCAGCAAAAGCTTCGTCCGTATCACTATCACATGAGAAGATGAGCTCAGTAGGCTCAGATTGGAAACTCACCAACGGCGCAGGCTACATCCTCGACCGTGACCGCAGCCACGCCGCCGCCTCTCGTCTCAACCTCCAGTTCTACCTCTGGAAAGACAGTCTTGGATTCAACATCCACCCGACCATCTCACAGTCACTATTTCCTTCCACCAAGAGCAATGAGCTCGTCGGCAGCCAAAGCCCCGTCGCGATCTGCGAGGTAGCCTCGGGGACTGGGATCTGGTTAACCGACGTTGCTCGCTCCGTCCCGCCGTCCACCATTCTCACCGGTCTGGACTACAACCTCTCGCAGTCCCCTCCGGCAGCATGGCTTCCCCCCAACATGTCCATGCGCCACTGGAACGTTTTCGACCCCGTGCCCGAGGACTTGGTCGGCAAATACGACTATGTCCATACTCGCCTGCTCGTCTTGGTAGTCGGAGAGTCCAAAGACCCGGGTCCAATCATAAGGAACATCTTCAAGTTACTCAAACCAGGCGGCTGGCTACAATGGGACGAGTTGGACACGGTGAATATGTCTATCCAAAAGGTCGACCCGGCACTCGAGACGCCAGCGTTGGAAGAGCTGAGGAAGTGGTCTTGGGCGGATGGGAGGCTGGACTGGACGGTGAAGCTGCCTGAATTtatggagaaggaggggttCACAGAGGTGAAGGGGGATTTATTTGGGGATCCGCCCGCGTTGGCGAGGGCGTTCACCGAGCAGCATTTGCTGACGGCGGAGGAGTttgcggaggggttgatcaagctggggaagagggaagtgGGGGAGAAGTATTTTGGGTTGGTGCACAAGGCACACCAAGAGGCTATTGAGGGGGCGGCGCTGTGTGTGCCGAGGATTGTTTGTGTGGGGAGGAAGCCACTATAG